The genomic window TTCTTGTCAGAGGATTGGCGTTCAAGGGTGGGTCCAGCGGATCACAGTGGCAGAAAGATTGAAGTAGAAAGGTTAAAATATTCTATCCAGCGAACAAGTTTTGGGGGAAAAATAAACCTTCATTTGTTTCTCCAAGCGCTCTAAACCTTTCTTCGCTGCTTCATTCTGTGGGTTTATCCTGAGATGCAACACAGAAAATAAATTACAGCCGCTGCTttcctgatatatatatatatatatatatatatagagagagagagagagagagagagagagagagagggagagagagagtccggctactatactcttatgagtataggccCTTTTGTACTAATAAACTTTCagctgttagatctactcttttgaccattttcacccattagattatactattcaaccaaccacccactcaaccctcggggaccattatcatccaaactggagaccactatcatcctaactgtacatcccttcatccaacagataaaaacttatgagtataaaagagtctatactcataaaagtatagtagccttagcctatatatataggcacGACACATCGGCATGAAGCATGTCTATATTGGCATTACCCCCATGCCAGTGCCATGCCACTAGCACACAGGCACATGTTTGGCATGggttttttggattttttttttttcaagtaattCTAGCTCTTTCGGTTGTTGTAAGGTGTATAATGCAACTAGACTTGATTAAGTTGTATGTCTCATCCAATCCAATATGAATATAGTCATGTTACGACTCATGAAAATACAAAAACGTAAAATGTTATTAAGTATACTACCAAATATAGGATTATAGATAATTCAACAGGGCAACTGCAGCAACAAAGGCTACTTGTCCTTGTCTGATCTCACTTCCACCATGACTAAGCTTCAAGGTACAAAAAGAGATGAGGAATAAAAGAGAGGGATTTGAGAGATTTGGCACCCTTAGGGTTTAATTATAGGTGGGATTAACTCTTCAATCTGGGATCAACTAGATTAGGAGTCCTAGTTTGATTAAAATACGCAAAATTCTATCCATCAAAAAATCTAAGATTTTATTTAAGTCTGAATTAGATTAGAAATATCTAGATAATTAAGGGCTAAATAAGGATTAATCTCCTAATGAATTTACATGGTTATACCGACCCAAGCTTTATATCGGTGACCCTGCTTCATCAGCAATGGAGTTGTAAGGCTGAGGAGGATCTTGGATTCATGAAGTAGCGAGTCCTGCTGATTTTCATCTGCAACCACCCCATAATTGAATCGTCATCCTCTTGCACAAAACCAATGTCAACAGGGTCGAACTCCCTCTCGTCTCTCTGTGTCTTGCAAGCATATATTTCAACTAAAGTTGAATTGCAATGGTCATAAACAAGCTTCTCAAAGCAATTATAAGAGTCTGTTCCGCATTTTCGTTGAATAAGTGCAAAAGTGCTCTAATTCTTTCATGTCTGTTCAACGCTGTAGTTTGCGACCAGATGGGCATGAGAAGAAATGAATGAAAAGATTTCTTGAGGGAATAAGAAAGAAGGGGGATCTCTAAATTCCTTGATATCTTCTGCAAGATCTCAAAGCTCCAAGAGTCCCGAGTCAAAAAAGAGATAAAGATAAGTTTGCTGCCTGATGGTGTCATTAGGTCATCTTTTGAGCACCAAAAGTCTTTTGAAccccaaaagaccaaaaatttGGCACCAAAATCCATGTTGAATTGGCACGGTTCAGCAAGAATTGGCACCGGGCAAACACCGGGCGGAATACTGGTGGCACCCAGTGATACTGGGCGGCACATGCCTAGCATTGGCCAGTCTTTGTCGGCATGGCACCATGCCAGGTGCCAGCTGCTATCTGCATGAGATAGCGCGCGCTGCAGACAACACATTCTATTAAAGAACTACATATACTTAGATTTCAGCACAATTTTTCTATTTCTAACTCCATTCCATTTTATATACCACTTAAGTACACCATAAGACAGCCTTTTAACCCATTGCAAGATAATAATCCTGCCCTGATATGATATATGATAGCTAAGATCTAGATTCAAATGATTGTCCAAAGTTTATTAGATTTACTCAACATGAAAATATGATCGAACAAAATTACATGCAAGACACCAAAAGTCCAGGTAAAACTATCATTAGCTTCTTGATGTAAACTGATAAAAGAATCCCTAATATCCATTCTTATAAGAATTAAAATCtggcattttaaaatttgagttgtTAGAACTATAACAGTTGATGAAATTTAGAAGAACTTGCTATTATTAGTGGATAATGTTTAAATAAAGGTAGAATGAGATGTACCTTAATGCAGCTTGGTAATGAgaaagagcatctgagagcatATTCGTTGCAGCAAACACTTGAGCCAACTTAACGTGTAGAGAATCATCTGCCCAGTCTCTTAGATATCTTTCGAGCAGTGACACAGCCTCCTTGTTTCTTCCTTCAACGACGTGTAAATCGGCCAAGGCTAATGCAGCTCCGAGAAACCCAGGTTCGAGACGAAGGGCTGATTCATAAAACTTCCTCGCCTAACGTAGTACAAAAATGATGTGAGCAAATAAAAGATTGTTCATTGAGAAATTCACTGGCGAAAAACAATTTGCAAAAACAAAATCATAATTGCAAcataattaagaaataaaagtaaattaagATGTCTTTTGGTTATGCTTgtgttttttcgttttttttaaactcaaatCATATAGTAGATGGACTGGCTGACAGCCAGCTGACGCAAAAGTTTGCAGATGCAGCACAAAAGTAGTCAGTAACTTTTGAAAAGATAAGCATGCAAgctaaacaacaacaaaaaaaaaaaaaaaaaaaaagaagaacagagAAGTCATCCAGCGGCATGTTCAGCTGAGGCCTAAACATCCATATAGATGGCAAGGCATTAACCAACTTTATCAACCCTCATTCACATAATTATTCATCATTTCATAGTTAGGATGATATGCCTCCCCAGCTTACTTAACACCTCAACAGAAATTTGTTCAGTGGAAATAATCAGTAAACTTAAATAGGTTCTCAAAATAATTGTGTTCGTTTTGAATATTCAAACTCCTACAGTTTCTTCCATTAGATACTGGAGCTGTGCACATGGTTAGCTCCATTTTAGAGAGAATAAATCATCTCAACTTAAGATGATAGAGGGAAGAAAAGTGTACAATCAAAGAGAACAAGACTAGAGCAGGATTTAAGTAACAAGTAGAGCAGATATAGCCCAATACAATGCAGAAGACAAACATATGTTTCCCGAGGATCTTCTTCAGATGGCAAATTTGCGAGTCCTTGTGCTGATAGGGTGTGGCGTCCATACATAATTGATAATGTAACAGTTAATTGAGCACTTTATAGCCACTAATTTGTGGTGGACAGCGCATATTAAATCACCTAATCCCATATTTTACTAAAGATATAGCAAAAAAAGATCAGTTGCAGCATTACATTTTATACCCTTCTAGTTGAGTAGACATTTTTCTTctaaggggttgtttggttgGACGTAATTGTAAATACAGTGTAGTTGaagatgcatgcagttgaaatGCAACAATTACAATTACATGTATTTCATTCGGTTGGATATAGTAGAAAGGTGTTGCAactatacataatttttttggttgcaTGTGGTTGAGAATtgcatttacaaaattttatcactttatatttAGAGTGGGGAGATTACCCACtgtggaaaaaatatatatagtttatctTTAGAAGGTTATTAAGGAGGTAAGCTTGGTGTTTGTTTAAAACTACTCTCTCCAATTGCCACAGTTGGAATTGCAGCCAATTTGGGCGTATTTCCAACTATTGCAGTTAAGCCTCCTTGATAGTTCCAACTACACAAGTTGAATTCAAATGCACCAACCCAAACACTGGATTTGGATCTGCACGCAGTTATAGTTCCAGTGCAGTTGTAACTATGTGCAACCAAACAGTCCCTAAGATACTTAGAGAGGACTCTAATCGATCATGGATCAAAAAACTAAGAGAAATAAATTGTTTAGACGGCACACTATCGCATGAAACAGTAATATACTGTAGAGCTGATGAATAGAAACTTCACCTTCTCTCTCCCACTAGAATTACTAGCGTGCACGTCACCAACTAATTTGAGAGCTTTTGCTGACTGGTGCATAACCTTCATTGCTTCTCGAGCAGTAAACAATGCTTCTTTGGATTTAGAAAGTGCCAGATATGCACGTACTAAGCCTGAAAAATATATTGGGATAAGCTATTTATTTCCAAGTAAGTCTATGGATACATCAACCCAAGATGGTAATACTGCAGTTAGACCTTGGTATGAACGAAGATCGGCCCGTAGCTCCTGAGCGCCCCTGAAAGCTGTCACAGCAGTGTCTGGCCGGTTTAATGACATACAGAGATTACCCTGGTCAAGCAAATCActaacaaataattaaatataggaagacgttgaaaataaaatacaaagaaatactgcagtttttttttcataaatatccctgcaaaatatgaattttcacATCTCCTGCAAAAACATAATTTCTTACTTATATAGCCTTGTACTTACAAAATGCCCTCTTTGAAAAACTGGCAGAGGGAGAACTAAATCAAGATAAAGGTATATTAATAAGAAACTGCACTTCTAAGGCCATATATGAAAATTCTGATTTTACATTGTTATGCGTGTAAATAGATGGTTGTGCAGGAATACATACATAAAAGCCCCTACTATGATAGTTGGTTTCCTTTCATCAAGTAGGTAATCAATTAGCCATCTGAAGTCAAATGATAGGAATATAGGATCAAGCCACTTACCTTCATAATATAGCCTGCTATGTGTCTATCATCAGTTCGGAGGCTCTGCTAAAAAGAAAAGTAGTGCATGAGATGAATTGAAAAAGCTATAAAACTATTAGACGGTATTTACAAGTTATACGAACCTTCTCAGCAAATGACAAAGCTCTCCGTTCATCTTTTCTTTCCCATAATGCAGAGAGGGCGACAAATATTTCTGGTCTTCCAGAATCAATATGCAGCATATCATGCACCAATTTGTTTAGCTTTGAGGGGTCGGATTTTGATTTTAGAAGCATTGCATACTCATCCATGTAGGTTAGGACATATGGATCAACAAATCGAACCTGCAACGAATAAGCATTAAGCTAGCATGTGGACAACTTTGTCTCTACCTTtacatttattatattatattatatcatattacattttattatatcatattatattataattatgttatattatattcCTGTGTACCTTCTCAAAATTCATGATTGCCTCATCATTTCTTCCGATAATGGcttcaacctatatatatatatatatataacagaacCATGGTCAGCAAAGGTAATGTGACGAGtctatcaacaaaagaaagaaatttcaTATATCTGTAGACTGATGATGAAATTAACCAACATAAATAATCCTGGAGAAAGAATAACATACTGGTATATTCAAATCACTTTGGCATCTCATATACAAGGAACAGATAGGCTACAGATATTAGCCCCAGTTGAATAGCTACTTTATCTTAGGTTGTACAGAAACTTAGAATTTAGCCAATAAGCTCAGAAAAAGCAAAAGACACACACATGAATAATCTTGAGACGCAAGAGATAAATGAAAGAGGGATTAATTTGACCAAAGCACCTTTATAGTGACATGAAGCAATCTATAAAAGTGGGAAAAAAATGCTTGAATATGATAGGAATCAGAACTCTGCATCCATGTGTTTGGGTCTCAACTGGTTTATGTAATTGTTCAATAGCGCACTTTGAGAGTGTTTACATAACACTATAACTCCCACATCATAAATAAATGATGTTTAGTACGTAACAGGTACTGGCACTTCTGTCGTATAGCACTAAAACTTGCATAGCTTTGCCATTTTTCCCACATGAAATCACTAAAATGTCCTTTATCTTAATCTAATTCATTTGGCCACGGCCTATGCCAGCAAACTATTATAGCAAGTTGGGTAAACAAGCTTACTTATTTCAAGGCATGCCAAATTAAAAACTCAAAGCAAAATGCATAAATGATATGCCTAGAGAGTCAACTCCAACCTTCGCAGTTTCTAGTAAGATGTGCACATTATTAGGAAAGCGTTGCAATAGTTCTGAAAATATGTCAAGGCCACCTACAAAATATAGACCAAAGTGCTGTCAAAACTATAAGATTCATTATATAAAGTGAAAAGCTTGTAAAACAATTGCTTTAAACAACTTTCTCGAAATAAATATTAGCATTCTATAGACATACCCTACTTACAGTGCTAGACAATGTTTCCAAAGGAAATTAATATGGCAAATGTTAATTATACCAAAATTCATCACAATTCAATAAGCAATTTgacccaccaaaaaaaaaaatcaccattGCAAATCCCCCATAGAAATTTCTAATGTTTCTTATCTTAAAcctttaaaagattaaataaaatagCCTCTAAAAGTTAGTTCCACATCGATTCTTCCATTTCCTTCAAAGTAATATTTTTCGAACAACCTTAAAAGTATGATTAGtattattttcaaaagataTATTCATCTGTCACGAAATAGGTTTGTATACTTGCTATAGAAACTAACGACTATGTAACAACAGTCTGAATTTCCAATTTGCAGAGTGTTTCCAGAATATACTAAAATGCtaacaaagccttgcaccattTGGTAAATTGTTCCCACAAAATGTCAAACCTTTTGCATGGTAAAACTCAATTGTGTACCTTTATAATCATTCGAAGCAATGCAACACTGAGCCTCAACATATCTCTGCAACAAAATATACATTGAGGTGGCTGAGAGTATGTAAAGTAAAATCATCTCTACAAGCAAAACTGGTAGTAAGGATAGTGTATCAAAGTTGAAGATTCTAAATTCTATCCAACAAACCGGAGTCCATAACAAGCCCAGACTGGAGCAAGTCCGAATTGGGAGGCCATAATCTATCAAATACTTCTGCTCCATTCAGAATTGAAAGTACCATCAAGAACACAGTGACTATGTCAATTGAAATTGCTGCTACTAGTGGTCCTTTCTTCACATTACCATGCAAAAGAAACTAGCACTAAAGCTGGTATGTATCCAGGTTGTGAGAAAGCTGTCAATCATTACCTGCACTCGTTGCACCACATCAGCCGTGCACCACCTACCCACAATAGCGTCCATCCCATTTTCAATCCAGACAAAGTGGGTTGCAGCCTTTTCTTAATAAAGCTATTTTCTTTAAAGTGTGTTATACGGTCAGACTGAAACTATGACATAGGTTGGAAGGCATCCGGAGGGCGGTGGATGGTTGCGGTAGAATGTCTTGAAAGATGATATGAAATACCCGTTATACTGCTTTTATCATGCAAAAGCTTATATTTAGGAATAACTAAcaaatttttaatgaaaattgggCAAAAAAAGGTTAAATGCTGAGAATCAAAATACCGAGGGTGTCAAACGTAGGTTTCTATATCTAAGGAAGGCAAGTTCTGCTATTTGAGCCTAAGAACTTACAAGAGAATGCACTTACATTCAACCAACGCTGCGTATCCAAGTTATCACTGAGGAGCCTCCCACTCTTTACTGGAGTCTGAAGATTAATAAACAGCCATAgacaataaggaaaaaaaaaaaaaagaagacatttGCATGACCACTATGAAAGGCGTTTGAAGTGAAAATGTAAAACTAGGATAAAGAAGACATTTGCATGATTTCGAATAATGTTAATAGTTATTCGATcaagagatttgaaaatttaattgtaaaaaaaaaaaaaaaagattagggatcaaaataaaaatagtggaaaggttgagaaccaatgtgtaattaattcttaaaaaagtgTATGTGAGCCCCACAACCCCCAAAATAAgagaattattatatatattattaatatataataattatcataatatatttagttattataatttatatttataaacaaaatatatttaaaatatattatataatacatatgtaatataatatataataaaatatatatatatatatatatatatatatatagaactaggctaatatactattaatagcaccaagtcattggtgctaccaaatttttggccattggattaagagaaatgcggttaggatgatgtggccctctagagttgagtgggtggttggttgaatagtatgatccagtgtttgaaaaggcgcgaggCGCAAAAAGGCGCAAGACTCTCCtggagcctaggcgcgaggcgcactgcgaggcccgcgcctcaagaaggcgaggcgcacaataatttaatttgatattctacattaaaaaaactccaaataactatacaaaactaaaataactataaaaaagtaaagaaaacacatgcatataagttctcaagttaaaaaaaaatatatttcgactttcaacttaaaagtgatTGTGGTGCCAATATTTTCATTTGGcctcaagaaggagaagagggcgGTAAAAGGAGAGAGTGGTAGGAGGAGAGGGCGGTAGATGGATTTCATTAGGGTTTTTTTAGGTTTCTTTTAGATTCTTTTACTAATCTTATCGggctaaaacataaaatttatatccgaaaCCCAATAACCCGAAAACtttaatccaaaatccaaaaaatattaaatatgccgAGGCGCCCGCCTCAGGgcctaggcgcgcgcctcagcaatagcgcctcgcctcgctattgctgaggcgcgGAGGcccgcgcctcgcgcctaggcgctgaggcgcgcgcctcaggcgcGACTTTTCAAACACTGGTATGATCTAACgacggaaaacttggtagcaccaagtgcttcgtgctattaatagcatagtagccggactctctctctctctctctctatatatatatatatatcaaagagggagagagagaggtccactgctctctctccatctcaagCGGTCCATGAGGTGAAGCCCACCCCATGGACCACATGCAAAAAGGCATGAGCCCCGCCTTTTTTCCTATGTAGGTGGGCAAGAAAGGAGGCTGACGGGTGGGACCCACTTTGCCGTGGGATGCATAGAGGCATTTTTGGTTCccaattcataagtttataaatacCAACAACCCAAAAAACTAGGATAAAAAACCATAAGttataaatgtatttaatattaagCACAACCAAAAACACCCGCTGGCACCCCACCAGCCAGGGCAAGTGCAAACCTACACATAAACTCTCCCGATTTGCAACAAAAAGCTCTCCCCAAGATACAATGCAAAAACTGGTAAAGGAGAAAGACCCCCAAAAAAATCGAAAGAAACAGCATAGACATACCTAAATCCATACAAGTAGGggccttttaaaaaaaatgaccaaaagaaCACAGAAAGGGGGTAAAGAACAAAAGCAAAGACCAAAAAAGGGAGTCTAGTTCAAAGCTTTTCATCATTTCCCATAATACCCTGATGGTGCCGCAGGGTCTTCGTCAGAAAGGCCCTCACTATTACTCGGACAATCAGCACCAGTTTCGGGTTGTTTGAGCAACGAAAAACATTTTTCTAAATTGCCAGCCATCTCCTTCCGCTAAGAAACGAAGCGCTCTTTCTCAGTAAGCAGACTATTATAGTAGCCTTTCAAGAGGCCGTAGTCGCTTTTTAAGCACTTATATTTACCGTGGAGAGTAATGTAATCCGAAGAAACTCGGTTGTACAGATTCTCGTAAAACTTCCTATTCATAGATAACTGGCAGCTAAGCTAAGCAACAACACAACTTATATTTGAATGTTAAAGTCAAAAAGCTAATTTGATCTCTCATCATGTCTAATTATTATCTTTTGAGCCTAATGTAGTACTCTGAACttggcaaattgcgaagttcgagagTAGGATTGGTAAGTGGAGCTAACCCACATCTTTTAAAGAGTTGTAGTGAGGTTTTTGATAAGTTAAAAGAGTGATCGAACAGCCGGAAGAtcgaaagtgcattgcaaaatgctgaaattcgaattctgcattgagtaccggtaccagattgggtaccggtacccaatacaAACTGCTGCATGGCAGCAAGGCTCTTTTGATCTTTTGGCATTCAATCGTTATCTCTATcaccccagcacgactcctgcAGCTGGTTAAGGGGTGTGGGGGCTTAGCACACCAGGTTTGAagcctttcttttctctctccag from Ananas comosus cultivar F153 linkage group 23, ASM154086v1, whole genome shotgun sequence includes these protein-coding regions:
- the LOC109727934 gene encoding anaphase-promoting complex subunit 7 isoform X2, which produces MEVPKDQMSTLLDNGLFDSAQMLGCFLVSSAGANIEASPSLKAEYLVLQGDALFGEKEFRRALNMYKQALQHCKSIPRQATSNSRNSLSTSSRSSSPNSLSVSTINDNEVKFKITLCHCSLNEHRAALVEMEGIPLKARTLRMNLTLGKLYRVSRNNRASIACYKDCLRHCPYILEAVTALAELGVSSKEILLLFSQRYVEAQCCIASNDYKGGLDIFSELLQRFPNNVHILLETAKVEAIIGRNDEAIMNFEKVRFVDPYVLTYMDEYAMLLKSKSDPSKLNKLVHDMLHIDSGRPEIFVALSALWERKDERRALSFAEKSLRTDDRHIAGYIMKGNLCMSLNRPDTAVTAFRGAQELRADLRSYQGLVRAYLALSKSKEALFTAREAMKVMHQSAKALKLVGDVHASNSSGREKARKFYESALRLEPGFLGAALALADLHVVEGRNKEAVSLLERYLRDWADDSLHVKLAQVFAATNMLSDALSHYQAALRINPQNEAAKKGLERLEKQMKGMDPDAPEEEEEIEAEDAEGDQEDTELL
- the LOC109727934 gene encoding anaphase-promoting complex subunit 7 isoform X1, which gives rise to MEVPKDQMSTLLDNGLFDSAQMLGCFLVSSAGANIEASPSLKAEYLVLQGDALFGEKEFRRALNMYKQALQHCKSIPRQATSNSRNSLSTSSRSSSPNSLSVSTINDNEVKFKITLCHCSLNEHRAALVEMEGIPLKARTLRMNLTLGKLYRVSRNNRASIACYKDCLRHCPYILEAVTALAELGVSSKEILLLFSQTPVKSGRLLSDNLDTQRWLNRYVEAQCCIASNDYKGGLDIFSELLQRFPNNVHILLETAKVEAIIGRNDEAIMNFEKVRFVDPYVLTYMDEYAMLLKSKSDPSKLNKLVHDMLHIDSGRPEIFVALSALWERKDERRALSFAEKSLRTDDRHIAGYIMKGNLCMSLNRPDTAVTAFRGAQELRADLRSYQGLVRAYLALSKSKEALFTAREAMKVMHQSAKALKLVGDVHASNSSGREKARKFYESALRLEPGFLGAALALADLHVVEGRNKEAVSLLERYLRDWADDSLHVKLAQVFAATNMLSDALSHYQAALRINPQNEAAKKGLERLEKQMKGMDPDAPEEEEEIEAEDAEGDQEDTELL
- the LOC109727934 gene encoding anaphase-promoting complex subunit 7 isoform X3; the encoded protein is MYKQALQHCKSIPRQATSNSRNSLSTSSRSSSPNSLSVSTINDNEVKFKITLCHCSLNEHRAALVEMEGIPLKARTLRMNLTLGKLYRVSRNNRASIACYKDCLRHCPYILEAVTALAELGVSSKEILLLFSQTPVKSGRLLSDNLDTQRWLNRYVEAQCCIASNDYKGGLDIFSELLQRFPNNVHILLETAKVEAIIGRNDEAIMNFEKVRFVDPYVLTYMDEYAMLLKSKSDPSKLNKLVHDMLHIDSGRPEIFVALSALWERKDERRALSFAEKSLRTDDRHIAGYIMKGNLCMSLNRPDTAVTAFRGAQELRADLRSYQGLVRAYLALSKSKEALFTAREAMKVMHQSAKALKLVGDVHASNSSGREKARKFYESALRLEPGFLGAALALADLHVVEGRNKEAVSLLERYLRDWADDSLHVKLAQVFAATNMLSDALSHYQAALRINPQNEAAKKGLERLEKQMKGMDPDAPEEEEEIEAEDAEGDQEDTELL